The following DNA comes from Quercus robur chromosome 1, dhQueRobu3.1, whole genome shotgun sequence.
TTTGATGTTATTGTGGCTCCTGCCAGTCTAACCAATTTGAAGCTGGCCCTTGAAGAGCTTTTAAGAACTGATGCTTCTTCTTGTCAGCAGGATCCACAGGTTTCAAGTGTTGATTTGAGATCCAGTTCTCCATCCCTCCCATCATCCCCAGAAAATAGTTCATTGTCCTCTCTCTCAAATTCAATATTGTCTCCTGTAAATTGTAAGCCTATGAATGTTTTGTCTGTACCAGAGAAGAAAGAATACCCAATTGACCCATCTCTTCCTGACCTCAAAAGTAGCATTTATGCGAGCGATGAGTTCCGTATGTTCTCATTCAAGATCCGACCTTGTTCCCGAGCTTATTCCCATGATTGGACTGAGTGTCCTTTTGTTCATCCAGGTGAGAATGCCAGGAGAAGAGACCCAAGGAAGTACCACTATAGTTGTGTGCCATGTCCAGAGTTTCGAAAGGGGACCTGTAGACGGGGAGATTTGTGTGAATATGCTCATGGGGTGTTTGAGTGTTGGCTGCACCCAGCACAATACAGGACTCGACTTTGCAAGGATGGGACGAGCTGCACACGACGGGTTTGCTTCTTTGCCCACACACATGAGGAACTGCGACCCCTTTATGTGTCTTCTGGATCTGCAATGCCTTCCCCTCGATCAGCTGCTTCTGCTGCTGCTGTCATGGATATGGCAGCAGCCTTGAACATGTTTCCTGGCTCTCCCTCAGCGGCGTCTGCTGTGTCACCTTCTCCATTTTCTCCATCCATGTCTCCTTCTGGTAATGGTATTTCACATCCATCCATGGCTTGGCCTCAGCAGAACATCCCGACTTTGCATCTTCCAGGCAGCAATCTACAAACAAGTCGTCTGAGATCTTCTTTCAATGCAAGAGACATTCCCTCTGAGGAGTATAATATGTTGCAGGATTTTGAAATGCAGCAGCAACAGCTCTTTAATGATTTGACTTGTCTCTCGCAGCCTCACATCAGTAATTCCGGTGCCAATCTTTCTGTCCGTTCAAGAACCCTGACACCCTCAAATCTAGATGAACTGTTCTCTTCTGAGCTCTCATCTCCTAGATATTCTGATCAACTTGCGGCTTCATCTGTTTTCTCTCCATCACACAAATCTGCGCTTCTTAATCAATTCCAGCAACAGCAAAGCATGTTATCTCCAATTAAAACTAACGTGTTCTCTGCAAAGAATGCAGACCATCCTCTCTTGCAGGCTTCATTTGGTGTTTCCTCACCAGGGATGATGTCTCCTCGGAGCATTGAGCCTCTGTCCCCTATGGGTTCTCGGCTCTCTGCGCTTTCTCATCGTGATAAGCAGCAGTTACAATTCCGCAGCTTCAGCTCAAGGGATCTTGGATCCAACCTCCCACATGATCTTGGATCTAACAGTGTTGTTGGGTCCCCCATGAATTCTTGGTCAAATTGGGAGTCCCACAATGGGAAAGTAGATTGGTCAGTTCAAGGAGATGAATTAGGGGGGTTACGCAAATCATGTTCAACTGCACATAATGGAGAGGAGCCTGATGTTTCATGGGTTCAATCACTGGTGAAAGAATCACCATCTGAAAATGCAGCTGTTCCAGTATCTGGCGCGGCACCTTCTGTTCAGGGTTCTGATTCTAAGCCCCAAAGTGAATCAGCGTGGCTTGAGCAATTGAAACTCGATCAGATTGTTGCTTAgtgaaaatgaaatcatttttacTGAGCATGAGGTAGTTAAAACTGAATTATTAATTCTTTTAGTTGTTAGGTAACTTGGGAGTTAAGAAGTTTACAGCAACAATTGAAGGAAAAGGAAGGACGAAAGTCTCTGATAAATATTGTTCAGTTCTCCATTTATTGTGGCATTACAGAAGTCAGGAAGGGATGAGAAACCTTATCTGGGTTATTTCGCAATGACCCTGCCCAGTTTAGGTAATTCTCTTTTCATATTTATCATAACCTAGGtctattttttccttaaattattttgattttataatagGTTACTTGTTTACTAGATGATAACTAAACCTTTGGGGTTGTTGTCCCCAtttcttttattccttttgtgtctaattattgtaatttgtaatgGAGTTGGgggattttttttgtaatgctTTAACTAGGTCCTTATTGGGAGACAAAGCACACatttattaagaaataaaaaaagaaaagaaaatggtgtTGCTGATGTGTTCCATATGTGGATGGAGTATTCTGGGAAGAAAAATAGTGACAGGACAATAGGGCATTTGGTTCTtagatgatgataatgatgtaacattaaattttaaagttttataattttgtcaAAATTGTTGTCTCAAATACTTCATCTTTTTCCATATTTGATTCTCATCAGTCTCAgcatttacttttcttttctttttctctccttttatatttgtttgtttctgTATCTGAAAGTATGGGAATCTGTGATGAGGTGGATCCCAATGGTGGGAATGGTGAGTTGGGATATTTGATTGGGGAGGTGGAAAAGTATTTAAATTtggattctctttttttctattttttttgaagaagatCAGGTTGTGTGGGGATGGGGATTTTATAATCTCCTTGAAGATGAGATTGTGATGTGGAACctactttttttgtttgaaagatTATGCCTATGAGGTATCAGTACCCAAATATGATGCCACCCCACTAATTCATCTGGTTGTTGGGTCTTTATTGGCGTGGAGAATTTTTGTACGGTTCTGATGTTATGTGGGCGCATATATTgcttgatcttttttttttttatttttttatttttatggaatttGGGTTTTCTGTTTCCTAAGGACGAAGGCAATTGATATTATTGGGGTGAGGTCTGGTCATCCATCAATGTGCTTTGATGGTTGGTTGTTGGTATTGCTGTTTACTGAGGGATTGTTTGAGTTACACTgttaaatagaatttaaaacAGAAAACTTGTATCATTTTGAGTGTTTGTTAAATTAAAGTGAACAACTCCCTCTTTGTCTGTGTCCCAAGCCCGAGAAAAAGAGGAAGGTTGCAGTAGGTTGACGGCCAACTTAATATATAGTCATTCTTTGTGAATAGATTCACTACGGTTAAGAGATATGGCCGACCATAACTAGCTTATTGAGATTCATAgcaaaccccaaaattttggaacttgtattttgtttgttgttgtatAGAGGGAACAACTCTTGCCCGAAAGTTCAAATTATAGTGTTAAAACCGTTTTCAGCTTTAAGgattccaaatttttatttatttttatttttttgataattcaataggattccaaatttttttaattattttattttattttttttgataattcaatagttggaagATGAAGTATttaaaccctaaacattttaacATATGATTTGATACTTGTGTGGGTGAACCACTCGAAGAACGAATTTGAAATATGATGAGGcaattgaattttgttttttggctgGAACCATGGTCATGGTGGGAGAAGTATGCACGGGCATTTTAAATTTAGTTGTGTAACATTGAGACATCCTAgcaattttaaaagtaaattaattaactaattcaATCTAGATAGACATCTGCACCCTCTTGGGACAGGCTTtactataattattttgaaaattgtttgttaCAGTTTATTTCTAGATGATTTATCTTATTTTCAAAGctaataaatcaatgaaaataaacTATTATTACCTTTATATTTCTATAAATTCCTTTTACGAATAACTTCAAGCtttgattttcttatttaattgttaaataACAAATGGGGAATAGAGGATTCAACTTTTAACCCTTACAAGAGAGATTAGGTAATATCATTAGTTTACAggtctaaaataaataaataaataaatgtatcaATTAAGCTTTAATCGGTCAGACAATACTAGAGATTGGTAAAGGACAAACAACTATGAAATGGATTGCTTTATAATTGAGATTCCTTTTCTCATTAATTAAGTTAAAGATCAAACAACTTGGCTTTTACATCAAAAATCTCCTCTTAACTATTGCTTTCACATTCACCAATTGACCTTCGTAGAATCCAAGGTTTTGAAAACTTTAAGGTACGAGTTTGGGGGAAGGTTAGGGCACCAGTTCTTTGCTTATTAGTGACCCTAAGCTATGACCATAAGATAGATGACTTTTCCTACTTGACATTGCAATGTATACATATATTATTAGCATTAATACAAGTGGTACTAGCTTTTCATTGAGAACTTTACCTAATTAAAGCTTGTTATTCTACTAAATCCTAATATTGTCAAACCGACCAATGTCTTATCAAGTCATACCAAGATCTAATCAAGAAAATGACTCCATGATCATATATATTAAGATGTCAttttcaagaaagaaaaacaaatgttGATTCCATTAATATTCTTGTCCCTCAAAACAAAATGACACATCTTGTTAAGGTTTTTCAGAGCTGACAACCAATATAATTGCCCACACTGTTTACAATGAAAAGAGCACTTATTAGCGTGCCTGTTATTATAAGGGAAAGCATGCAACAAAGCTCATAAGATAACTTCCACAGTAGCCTTGCAAAAAGATGCCAAATTCTTATGTATGCAATATGCTTAAGATGAAATATGGATAAATCACGAGTATGGGACAAATATATAGCCATGGAAGTagtgaaaaatttaaaaaaaatagaagcagagagagagagagagagagagagagagctatttGGTGGATTTATAATTAGGGGGGAAAATGTCAGGATGTCAAGCTTAAATGTACAGATTCAATTCTTAGAAGTGGTCCATTTCATACAAGTggcattttaccaaacacaTAGAAATTGGACACtttttttcttccctctctCAAAAGCAGtgatgttaatattttataatatggGAAAATGTTAACGGACACGTAAGTTGTTTTTTAAAGATAAGTTATTGTGGAGTCTAaccaataaaaatgaataaaaaaattggcatGAAAAAATGAAAGTGGTTAAAAATACTGttgaaataataaatgaaactCAAAAAGTTAGCTCAATTGGCTTCACACTTTATAAAGCTGGTAAAAAATCTAACATAAAGCAATTCCTTAACGTGCAACACTGCTCCAAAACTTAGTAATCTGTCTTCATAATATCAATAACTTGGGTGATATGGAGTTCCTTCACAACAATTGAAATAACCCCTTTTGATAATCATGAAAGATTTTATTGAAGCAAGCAACAAAAGCATACTAGGAACAGATCAAATTAGGATCCTCAAAATACACATCAAGAAAGGCTTGAGGCCAAGCAACTAAATCAAAACAGCCCCATAACCTATTCTTTAAGAGACCAGCCTGCTAAAACATTAGGGGCTCTGTTTACCTCTCTATAAGTCCCCAATTAAGAGaacaagaagagaaagaaacagagagGGCTAAGGCTTATGCTATGTTGCTTGAAATTCTCTAAGGAGTTTCTGCAACTATTTCTTGAATGGTTTCAATACTCAATTCTGAATCACTTTCAATCATGATGTTTTCCTAATTGAGAGACTTTGCAAGCTGAATTAAACAGAGGATGGCCCCACCTCGGCTTGAAGAGGGATGTTGGTTTAACCCTTTTAGAGATAGCTAATTAATCCTTTACAGAATAATCAAAGAGCTCCCACAATGTTCTAGTCCCTTTTTAGCACAAAGGTTTGCAAAGAATGCCCGGCATTACGAAAAACATTCTTGCCAAGACCCAAATGCAATAGAGAATGTGAAACAACATAGTGATTTTTAAACCACATTAATGTCAAATGTATAAAGACAATTGATAGTTTGATAtatatttagttgaaactgaaaactttttgctaaaaatattatagataaagctaaaaattaGCTGAGATAGTATAGTGAGATTcatgaataataacaaaaagtgcaaagaaacccatgaatagtagcaaaaataagataaatagtaAAAGAAGCTACCCAATATAAGCTATCCCAAATGCAACCTAAGGCCTATTAATCTATGGATAAAcaaatttcaaagaaaagaGGTTACATGaagattacataaaatatatgtGCAAATcaatagaaattaaaagaaaaaaaaaacatcataaatacacaaatatatacatagacTACCATCATAAATACACAAATATACAGTTTCATATGCCTACTAGCGTTCATGATTACGTTCGTTGCATGTATATTCATCATCCCTACCtgtttaaagatcaaattaccaaaataataaatttgaagctTAGAAAGTTTGTAGTtgtgccaaaaaattttttaggAAAGCATAACCAGCTATGATATAAGTTAAAAGAATATGGCCAATCTTAAAAAAGCTTCATAGAGTCTGTCCTTAATATAAACATACACACTCATTTGAACACATTTCTACTTTTCAAGTGATTGGTTTTATTCAATGCAGTACCTTTAGCGTGGATGCCATTGCTATACTAACTACTACGCCATTGGTTTAGTATATCATTCAAAACATTTATGATGTTCAATATTCATAGAGTCCACTATGaacttttttttaccatttgtAATGTTTTCAAGCATACTTGAAGATGAAACCTACAAATGACTTATGGTGTGGATATAGCGTATGCAATAATGATAGTTTAATTTTCCAATTCCTACCttgataaatataattatttataagacTTAGGTTGACATAAACAACATAACTAAACTAACATAAATGATTTATATTTACAGGTACAAAATTCAGTTCAATGTTGAAGATTTAACTGCAAGTGCTacatttccttttatattaaaaaGGCTGAAAGTTTAATTCAAACAACAAGAAGAGGCTGTCAAATGAATGCTCAAGTGTAAGATTACAGAATATATAGTGTTACTTGATTTTCAACATAATTGTacttaggggtggcaaatgggcgggttgggtcataaatgggttgggtcatagATGGGTTGGGTGTATAATTatccatttatccatttatgacccgtttatatataaattaattatccattaccaacccaacccatttgtactaaatcatatttattatataatcaattgaaatgaaaattttgttttgccTATTAAGACAAAAGACCTGATTGTGTGTTGATGTGTTCCTAAATCCTAATAAAGCCGAATAAAAGTTTTCAATAATACATTAGAAGCATGACAGTTCTATACATTAGAAAATGTATTTGATTAAGAAAACTTACAAAAATCAATACTACACTTTTCAAATAATACATATGGCCTGTTTAATCTGCAAATCTAGGTTAccctatttctttttcttattttttatgtaaattatACTATTTTGATTATaattccccccaccccccaaaaaaaagctGCTACTCGACTAGCATTTGCAAAAGGATAGTGTTATTATACACATCCCATTACATACATTTGAAATACACTGAAATTATGACTTGAAGTCACGATTTCCaagattttagtatattttaagTGTGTAAAAATGTGTGCATGCAATAGAGTTAAGTCCTTAATCTtccttcttgtttttcttttgcaaaAAGTTATAAAGGAAAACAAGAAGGAAGATATAGGACTTAACTAACGGCCTTAAGGAGGAGGCTAGGCCAGGAAGAAAGGAATACAACTGTGACTCCGTGAGGACTGAGGAGATACATCATATATCCAAACAATTGGGATTTTAAAGCCCATTAGGGAAGCTCCATCAGCACAGCAGAcccacaaaaatttaaaaccctGTAGACCctcttaaattaatataaaccTACATCCATTTGTGAAATGATTTCCCTCAGGCCCGTTTAGTTGAATAGTACCcttgtttggttgggagagaAGGTATACCCTGTTATGGATATATAAGTGCTTTCTCTCACAACTAAGTGAAACCCACCAGCTGTGAGAGAGAGGACTCACATACCCGTAACATGGTATATTTTTCCATTGGGAGAGGGAAAATAAAGGGATTAAAACAAAATGCCCGGTTCACCATTTTGgggtgttttgttttttcccaaATTGGAGAAAAAGAGTGGCTTAGATGGTAATTTACTCATTTGCCCCTATCCTCCctcaacattaattttttttttcaacattaagtttagtttttttccctaataaatttttttttaaaaatatatagtaaaggTATGAGAgtaaatttaaacaaacattattttttatcatctcatttttctttttatccaaACAAGatagtttttcatttttccatttttcacCCCTAaccattttccattttttctattccctactttttcttttttcacccCCTCATTAAAAACAATACTCTTCCATCTACTTTCATGATTTAAATATACATCTCTTCCTTTTGTCTTTTAAAATGTATCAATCTTACCAAGAAACTTCTACTAACCACTTTTCCTTTACGTAATTTGCGCTGGAAGACCATGGTCAGTAGTGCATGAAGTCTTTGCTCTTTCTATCCCTTATCGCACTCCAGTTCCAAGTCCaataaagaacaaagaaatCCAACAATGGGTTAATGATGAATGTCATAAAATTCAACCCTACAACTAATCAGGTTTGCTACTTTTAATAAAATGCAGTGACTTGCTTAACGGGTTAATGACTTGTATAGTTGTATACGTATCAAGATCACTCGAGATCATTAGTCAATCGCGAGGAAAATGCTAGGATTACAACTTTTGCTATAACTTTTGTGACAACTTGTTCATGTGCCAAGTTATGAATGGTGAAATAAAAATGGTGGGTTTATATGGGTCCACAAATCTACCACTTACAACTCTCCATGTGAATAAATTGTGGcaaaattgtgataaaaattgtggTCCTAACATTCATAattgctatagtatttttggtttgtcaAACATGCTTCTCAGTGGAAAGAGATCACATCACAAACCAAAATCATAGTGCCTTCCAGCCTAATCTTTAACTTGAATTGACTTAGGCCATGATTATTAGTATTATGCAGGCAAGTCGTGAGTGGTGAAATAAAAGAACAAGGAGGTATTCACTCTTTCTATCCCTTATCGCACTCCAGTTCCAAGTCcaacaaagaacaaagaaaccCAACAATGGGTTAATGATAAATGTCATATAATGTGGCCCTACAACTAATCaggttttctatttttaatcaAATGCAGTGACTTGCTTAATGGGTTGATGACTTGTATAGTTGTATACGAGTCAAGAGCACTTGAATCATTAGTCAATCGTGAGGAAAATGCTAGGATTAGAACTTTTGTTacaacttttgtcacaacttgTCCACGTGGTAAGTTATGAGTGGTGAAATAAAAGTGGTGGGTTTATATGGATCCACAAATTTACCACTTACAACTCTCCACGTGAATAAATTGTGgcaaaattgtaataaaaattgtgtttctaACATTCATAATTGATAtagtatttttggtttgtcaAACACGCTTCTCAATGGAAAGAGATCACATTACAAACCAATATCATAGTGCCTTCCAGCCTAATCTTAAACTTGACTTAGGCCATGATTACCGGTATTATGTGGGCAAGTCGTGAGTAGTGAAATAAAAGTGGTGAATTCATATGGACTTACAAATTCATTACTTATAACTCTCTACATGAATAAGTTGTGATTCTAACATTTGGTAtagtatttttggtttgtcaAACATGCTTCTCAGTGGAAAGAGATCACGTTACAAGCCAAAATCATAGTGCCTTCCAGCCTAGCTGTTGACTCGACTTAGGCCTTAATTACCGGTACCATTTTTATCCCACAAGCACAGCTAAGCTATATAGCCCACTCCTGCCCAAGTTAAACATCTATAAGCATCCAATTCCAAGTccaacaaagaagaaagaaacacaagaatggCAAAACTCAGCCTACTGCTACTACTACTTGTACTTGTCATCTTCTTCACCACTTCTTTTTCTTGTcctcaaaatcaaaaacaagcCCTTCTCCACTTTAAAGCCTCTTTCAACAATGCTACTTCTTTTCCATCAGACAAAGAATACCTGCTTGGTCTGCTTATATCATGGAATTCCAGTTCAGATTGTTGTTACTGGGACTTGGTCAGTTGTGATTCTCAATTTGGTTCAAGGAATGTGATTGCCCTAAATCTGGGGAGCTTCTTCGGGAGACTTGAGCCCTTAGTGTTGGCTTCCACCATCTTGACACCACTCTTTCACATTAGAAGCTTGACGGACCTTGATTTGTCCTGGAATCGAATACAGGGGGAATTGCCTGGCGATGGCATTGCCAATCTGACGAAATTAATTAATCTTGATTTGAGTGGCAATCACTTCAACGGCTCCATTCCCTCTCAAATTTTTAACTTGAGGTATCTCCAATATCTTTATGCAGGTTATAATTCATTCAATGGAAATATCCCTAACGAGATAGGGAACAAAACAAAGGTGCAGAGATTGTTTCTTGAACGCAACAATTTCTTTGGTGAAATTCCGTCTTCAATTTTGAACTTGAAGGAATTGCAATTGTTGGACTTGGGTCACAATTCATTGTCCATGGAAATTCCTATTGATATTGGCAATCTGTCTAACATAATCTACTTGAACTTTGGAGACAATGAGCTCACAGGCACAATCCCATCATCCATATCGAAGTTGAGGAAGTTGGAAACACTTCAGTTGGAAAACAACTTGTTCACTGGAGAAATTCCAACATGTTTGTTCAATATAACTGGGTTGAAGACTCTTTTGCTCGGAGGAAATAATCTCACTTGGAATAACAAAGCAAAGATTGTTCCAAAGTTTACATTATTAGCGTTGTCTATGAAGTCTTGTAGTCTTGCAGGAAGAATTCCATTCTGGATTCCTATGCTTAAGACTCTCGATTTTTTGGACTTGAGTGACAACCAGTTAGAAGGAATGTTCCCACAATGGCTTGTTAAAATGAAAGTGACACGTATCATTCTATCAAATAACAATTTCACAGGTTCTCTCCCACCTGGTCTATTTAACATTCCACAATTAGAGGTTCTTTCTCTGTCTCGAAACAATTTTTATGGAGAACTGCCAAACAACATTGGTGATGCGACTTTTATCAGGTATCTTACGTTGGATGGAAACAATTTTTCAGGAAAGGTTCCTGAATCCATCAACAACATATCTGACCTCATCTTATTGGACTTGTCAAACAACAAATTTTCTGGCAACTTTTTTCCAGCTTTTAGGCTTATAAGCCCTGCAATCATTGATTTGTCTTCTAACGAATTCTCAGGTGAATTTCAAGCTGACTTTCTTATTGCAACTAATGTTCTTGTATTaggcaaaaataagttttctgGCATCTCGCCTGGAAACTTTACTAGAATGAGCAATCTTGCATACCTAGACATGCATGACAACAAAATCACAAGTAAATTACCACATTTTATTTGCCAAATTTCCACccttcaaatcctaaatttacGAAACAACTCCATCCAAGGTTTAGTCCCAGATTGTATTTCCAATCATCCTGGCCTCCAAATTCTTGATCTCTCAAGCAACCATCTTGTTGGAGAAATCCCTCTAAATTTTGGAAAGCTTACTGGTATGATCGAACCAACCAATGTATTTTCGTTTGTTACTTCTATTGGAATGGGTGGTTTCAGCTTGGAGACCAAGATTCAGGATTTGATTTTCAATTGGAAGAAGTCAAAACAAGGTCTATCATTCAAAAACCTCATGCTCTATTCTTTGTTAGACTTGTCAAGTAATCAACTTTCTAGTGAAATTCTAGCTTCATTGGGAAGTTTGAAGGCTCTAAAGCTTCTCAACGTCTCATTTAACAACCTTTATGGGAGAATACCCAAAAGTCTTGGAGATTTAAAGAATCTAGAGAGTTTGGACTTGTCACACAACAATTTATTGGGCTCAATTCCACAATCACTAGCAAAGTTACAACAACTGACTATTTTGGATGTTAGTAACAACAAGCTCATAGGTAAGATTCCAGTGGGTAACCAAATGGATACAATGAATGATCCAAACTTTTATGCCAACAATAGTGGATTGTGTGGAATGCAAATTCGGGTGCCATGTCCAGAAGACATGTCACCAACAAAACCACCAAGAGTTGAGAGTAAGGAAACATGGTTTTCGTGGGAAGGAGTGGGAATTGGATATGCCCTTGGCTTCTTTATAGCAGTGGGAATCTTTTATCATGCTGAGTATTTTGTCCTTGCAAAATATATCAATTACCGTTGTCAACAAAGAAGGTAAAtggtttaaatttcaagtttcttACAAGTTATGCATGCAATCTATGGTCAAATATCCCAGCATTGTAAGACTTTAGTCAAGCAAATAATGTTGACTAGTAGTCATTCATAAGTATCAATAAGTAAATTGCTTAGGAGTCTACTGTTTTGGATTGTTAGGGTGATGTTTCTGTTGTTATTTATTAGTCAGTGAAGCTTATTTCTTATTGTCTTTGTGTTGATGTCTTTTTATTAAGttgaggttttttatttttattgtttgtttgcaaTTTTGCACATATAAAAGCAAGaatttctgtttttctttttttcttttttttttttgaggaaaaaaaaaagcaagaaattCAGTTAAAATGGTTTGAGGTTCTGtaatgtgacattttttatgtgattctttttagggtaaaatactattttggtctctaaactttattaaaagtttgtttttcatccctaaattttaagaagtttattttttcccttaaattattaaaaagtatatctttcgtccctaaactattgaagatattttatttatgtgtttaaactttaccaaaagtttggttttcatccctaaactattgaaaaaaaaaaagttctattttcatccctatttttgtaaacaaacttttgataaagtttaggaaccaaaataatattttacctttttatttatttatttatttggccCTCAACCTCATCAAAGTTTAGCATTTATGTTAttaattactctctctctctctctctctctctctctctctctctctctctctctctctctctctctctctctctctctctctctc
Coding sequences within:
- the LOC126717393 gene encoding zinc finger CCCH domain-containing protein 56, translating into MCGGPAHLNPQPVLLSSSESESLTKDMNNPAGAVESELSVSILLELAASNDVEGFKQSMCKCNASVIGEIGLWYGRQRFSKRMVVERRTPLMVAAKYGSIDVVKLILSQSEVDVNFSCGLDKSTALHCAASGGSVGAVDVVKLLLQAGAEPNTTDAYGNRPFDVIVAPASLTNLKLALEELLRTDASSCQQDPQVSSVDLRSSSPSLPSSPENSSLSSLSNSILSPVNCKPMNVLSVPEKKEYPIDPSLPDLKSSIYASDEFRMFSFKIRPCSRAYSHDWTECPFVHPGENARRRDPRKYHYSCVPCPEFRKGTCRRGDLCEYAHGVFECWLHPAQYRTRLCKDGTSCTRRVCFFAHTHEELRPLYVSSGSAMPSPRSAASAAAVMDMAAALNMFPGSPSAASAVSPSPFSPSMSPSGNGISHPSMAWPQQNIPTLHLPGSNLQTSRLRSSFNARDIPSEEYNMLQDFEMQQQQLFNDLTCLSQPHISNSGANLSVRSRTLTPSNLDELFSSELSSPRYSDQLAASSVFSPSHKSALLNQFQQQQSMLSPIKTNVFSAKNADHPLLQASFGVSSPGMMSPRSIEPLSPMGSRLSALSHRDKQQLQFRSFSSRDLGSNLPHDLGSNSVVGSPMNSWSNWESHNGKVDWSVQGDELGGLRKSCSTAHNGEEPDVSWVQSLVKESPSENAAVPVSGAAPSVQGSDSKPQSESAWLEQLKLDQIVA
- the LOC126727292 gene encoding receptor-like protein 46 produces the protein MAKLSLLLLLLVLVIFFTTSFSCPQNQKQALLHFKASFNNATSFPSDKEYLLGLLISWNSSSDCCYWDLVSCDSQFGSRNVIALNLGSFFGRLEPLVLASTILTPLFHIRSLTDLDLSWNRIQGELPGDGIANLTKLINLDLSGNHFNGSIPSQIFNLRYLQYLYAGYNSFNGNIPNEIGNKTKVQRLFLERNNFFGEIPSSILNLKELQLLDLGHNSLSMEIPIDIGNLSNIIYLNFGDNELTGTIPSSISKLRKLETLQLENNLFTGEIPTCLFNITGLKTLLLGGNNLTWNNKAKIVPKFTLLALSMKSCSLAGRIPFWIPMLKTLDFLDLSDNQLEGMFPQWLVKMKVTRIILSNNNFTGSLPPGLFNIPQLEVLSLSRNNFYGELPNNIGDATFIRYLTLDGNNFSGKVPESINNISDLILLDLSNNKFSGNFFPAFRLISPAIIDLSSNEFSGEFQADFLIATNVLVLGKNKFSGISPGNFTRMSNLAYLDMHDNKITSKLPHFICQISTLQILNLRNNSIQGLVPDCISNHPGLQILDLSSNHLVGEIPLNFGKLTGMIEPTNVFSFVTSIGMGGFSLETKIQDLIFNWKKSKQGLSFKNLMLYSLLDLSSNQLSSEILASLGSLKALKLLNVSFNNLYGRIPKSLGDLKNLESLDLSHNNLLGSIPQSLAKLQQLTILDVSNNKLIGKIPVGNQMDTMNDPNFYANNSGLCGMQIRVPCPEDMSPTKPPRVESKETWFSWEGVGIGYALGFFIAVGIFYHAEYFVLAKYINYRCQQRR